From a region of the Argiope bruennichi chromosome 8, qqArgBrue1.1, whole genome shotgun sequence genome:
- the LOC129980667 gene encoding cytochrome P450 4V2-like has protein sequence KSENEFIEISHTVALCALDIICETVFDVKLKTLGNNESKYAKSVKRMSEILLNRIYSFWLWPEVIFWNTPFSKEAKVHLKFMREFTEKVIREKKERYLSLGPETDKGKRQALLDVLLHLHLVDHELTEEDVKHEVDTFALGGHDTAAVTVSWALYLIGLYPDIQAKVDEELDRIFGENIDKDITENDLNDLYYLDCVIKETLRLYPAVPMFGRHVEEDTTICGYTIPKGASCFVLSYFLHRDEDVFPDPEKFDPDRFSPENLIKIPEFAYVPFSAGPRNCIGYRLAMMEIKILLATILKNFTIESLEERHKVLPVMQVALHPSSPVYVKFRPRSKKVI, from the exons AAACTGTTTTCGATGTAAAGCTTAAAACTCTAGgaaataatgaatcaaaatatgcTAAATCCGTTAAAAG GATGAGTGAAATTCTTTTGAACAGAATATATTCATTTTGGCTGTGGCCAGAAGTCATATTTTGGAATACACCATTCAGCAAAGAAGCCAAAGTTCACCTTAAATTCATGAGAGAATTCACAGAAAAG GTAATTCGTGAGAAGAAAGAACGCTATTTATCTCTTGGACCTGAAACTGACAAAGGAAAGCGCCAAGCATTATTAGACGTACTTCTGCATTTGCACTTAGTTGACCATGAATTAACAGAAGAAGACGTCAAACATGAAGTAGACACATTTGCTTTAGgg GGCCATGATACAGCGGCAGTTACTGTTTCCTGGGCACTCTACCTGATTGGTCTTTACCCTGATATCCAAGCAAAAGTTGACGAAGAACTCGATAGGATTTTTGGCgaaaatattgataaagatattactgaaaatgatttgaatgatCTTTATTATCTGGATTGTGTCATAAAG gagACACTTAGATTGTATCCTGCTGTACCAATGTTCGGAAGACACGTCGAAGAAGATACCACCATTT GTGGATATACCATACCCAAAGGAGCGTCATGCTTTGTCTTAAGTTACTTTTTACACAGAGACGAAGATGTATTTCCCGATCCAGAAAAATTTGATCCAGATCGTTTTTCaccagaaaatttaataaaaatacctgAATTTGCATATGTTCCTTTTTCTGCTGGTCCAAGAAATTGCATTG gatACAGATTAGCAATGATGGAAATTAAGATACTTCTTGCAACTATCTTGAAAAATTTTACCATTGAATCATTAGAAGAAAGGCATAAAGTTTTACCAGTAATGCAAGTTGCGTTACATCCCTCATCACCAGTTTATGTTAAATTTAGACCACGATCCAAGAAAGTGATTTGA